GTATTATCTTAATTGAGGACAAACCGAATTTACATGAGGCCCTCCACAGTTATAGCGACTCACAGGTCCGAACTATCCTGAGTGACCACTGGAACCGGATAACTGTGAAGAAGAACCCTTGGAcccagaagaagaagaaggccAAGAAAAGGAGCCCTCTTAGGACTAGAACTGCCTCTAGATGCACTCGGTCCTCCAACTCTTAGTTGTTGCCTCTTCTCAACCTCCATCTTAGTCTTCTCTAGAACTCTAGCCCTCTCTACCAAAGCCGGAAACTCATGAATACACAAACCCGTGACCAACTTCTTGATGTCACCTCTCAACCCATTCTCAAACTTCCTACACTGTCATTCTTCATTAATTGCCAGAGTGTGAAATCTCAAGAGATGCTTGAACCAATCGGCATACTCAAACAGAGACATGTTCCCTTGAACAAGCTCCAGAAACTCCACCTCCTTTGCAAACTGAACATTGTTGGGAAAATACCCAGTATAGAACTTCTGCTTGAATACTTCCCAAGAGATGGGAGTACCGCTACCCTCCAATAGCATCTGCATACTACTCCACCAATCACTGGCTTCCCTAGTTCGCAAGTACTCGGAAAAAGCCAATTTGTTCTCGTCCATACACCTCTTTGCATTAAAAATCCTTTCCATGTCCTTGAACTAATGGTCGACCTCATCTGGACTACACTTCCCACTGAATTTAGCCGGATGATGCTGTAGAAAACTCTTTAAGCTCCACTCTTGCTAGTGAGTAGTAGAAGAAGTAGACAACCCAATTGTAGTCCTTC
This genomic interval from Vigna radiata var. radiata cultivar VC1973A chromosome 8, Vradiata_ver6, whole genome shotgun sequence contains the following:
- the LOC106770225 gene encoding uncharacterized protein LOC106770225, with product MERIFNAKRCMDENKLAFSEYLRTREASDWWSSMQMLLEGSGTPISWEVFKQKFYTGYFPNNVQFAKEVEFLELVQGNMSLFEYADWKFENGLRGDIKKLVTGLCIHEFPALVERARVLEKTKMEVEKRQQLRVGGPSASRGSSSPKRAPFLGLLLLLGPRVLLHSYPVPVVTQDSSDL